A genomic segment from Frateuria edaphi encodes:
- the sucC gene encoding ADP-forming succinate--CoA ligase subunit beta translates to MNFHEYQAKELFAQYGITVPPGKVANSPDAAVDAAKALGGSQWMVKAQIHAGGRGKAGGVKFCKSLDDVRAAAKGMLGTNMATYQSAGRALPVNLVLVTDATNIAKELYLSVLVDRDSKSVSFIASKHGGVDIEQVARDTPEDIHTIVVDFVEGLQPYQCRQLGFAMDLNPKQVNQLTKIMLGLYKLFNEKDLSLVELNPLAILEDGNLAALDGKVNSDDNADFRHPELVAMRDLSQEDAAEAAAVQHNLNYVTMDGSIGCMVNGAGLAMATMDVIKLAGGEPANFLDVGGGATKERVTEAFKLILSSDKVKAILVNIFGGIVRCDLIAEGIIAAVKEVGLTIPVVVRLQGTNVEKGRELLANSGLAITPADDLNDAAQKAVAAAK, encoded by the coding sequence ATGAATTTCCACGAGTACCAGGCCAAAGAGCTGTTCGCGCAGTACGGCATCACCGTACCGCCGGGCAAGGTTGCCAACTCCCCCGACGCCGCCGTCGACGCCGCCAAGGCGCTGGGCGGCTCGCAATGGATGGTCAAGGCGCAGATCCACGCAGGCGGCCGCGGCAAGGCCGGCGGCGTGAAGTTCTGCAAGAGCCTCGACGACGTGCGCGCTGCCGCCAAGGGCATGCTGGGCACGAACATGGCGACCTACCAGTCCGCTGGCCGCGCGCTGCCGGTCAACCTGGTGCTGGTGACCGACGCCACGAATATCGCCAAGGAGCTGTACCTGTCGGTGCTGGTCGACCGCGATTCGAAGTCGGTCTCCTTCATCGCCTCCAAGCACGGTGGCGTGGACATCGAGCAGGTCGCCCGCGACACGCCCGAGGACATCCACACCATCGTGGTGGACTTCGTCGAAGGCCTGCAGCCCTACCAGTGCCGCCAGCTCGGCTTCGCGATGGACCTCAATCCCAAGCAGGTCAACCAGCTGACCAAGATCATGCTGGGCCTGTACAAGCTGTTCAACGAGAAGGACCTGTCGCTGGTGGAGCTGAACCCGCTGGCGATCCTCGAGGACGGCAACCTGGCCGCGCTCGACGGCAAGGTGAACTCCGACGACAACGCCGACTTCCGCCACCCGGAACTGGTCGCCATGCGCGATCTCTCCCAGGAAGACGCCGCCGAAGCGGCCGCCGTGCAGCACAACCTCAACTACGTGACCATGGACGGCTCGATCGGCTGCATGGTCAACGGTGCGGGCCTGGCCATGGCCACCATGGACGTGATCAAGCTGGCGGGCGGCGAGCCGGCCAACTTCCTCGACGTCGGCGGCGGCGCCACCAAGGAGCGCGTGACCGAGGCGTTCAAGCTGATCCTCTCCTCCGACAAGGTGAAGGCCATCCTGGTCAACATCTTCGGCGGCATCGTGCGCTGCGACCTGATCGCCGAGGGCATCATCGCCGCGGTGAAGGAAGTGGGCCTGACCATCCCGGTGGTCGTGCGCCTGCAGGGCACCAACGTGGAGAAGGGCCGCGAACTGCTGGCCAATTCCGGCCTGGCGATCACGCCGGCTGACGATCTCAACGACGCGGCGCAGAAAGCCGTGGCCGCCGCGAAGTGA
- a CDS encoding sensor histidine kinase, producing MAIRHELFFLNYFRLAQALVYTGLALSSPRLTWPTVDQPVLAYVVTGVYLLFAIGMLVQTRNAMANARLVVSGALVVDIMVAVLAAWLIHDARIGIAMMLAVNLSTGALVLPLRLSCFFAALATLGMLGHTLLAEAHGDGDLLESGLLGVAYFATTTLCHVLGRQLRATEALAEQRSLDLANLSQVNELIIRRMKTGVLLVDDANRIHQLNESAWMLLGNPPADQRDLGKLAPELSRRLYHWMTSGKLDETATQLADGVPEVVPRFTRLAPNDDSHVLIFLDDTSLLSRRAEELTLSSLGRLSASIAHEIRNPLAAIRYSAQLLAESKELAAGDARMVEIINNHCVRLNEIIENILQLSRRERSRPETLDLGRWANGFVEEYKQGNDIGGDSLRVITGSMAVAAVADPQQLQQVVWNLVQNALRYGRMPGEPARVMVVVRQGEHSVPILEVIDRGPGIAPKVAAQIFEPFYTTHEYGTGLGLYLARQMSEANQASLEYVRVAGGGSCFRLTLTPPARHPADGGDAG from the coding sequence ATGGCGATCCGCCACGAACTGTTCTTCCTCAACTACTTCCGGCTGGCGCAGGCCCTGGTCTACACGGGCCTGGCGCTCAGCTCGCCGCGGCTGACCTGGCCGACCGTCGACCAGCCGGTACTGGCCTATGTGGTGACCGGGGTCTACCTGCTGTTCGCCATCGGCATGCTGGTGCAGACCCGCAACGCCATGGCCAACGCACGGCTGGTGGTTTCCGGCGCGCTGGTGGTGGACATCATGGTGGCGGTGCTGGCCGCCTGGCTGATCCACGACGCGCGCATCGGCATCGCGATGATGCTGGCGGTGAACCTCTCCACCGGCGCGTTGGTGCTGCCATTGAGGCTGTCGTGCTTCTTCGCGGCGCTGGCTACGCTCGGCATGCTGGGCCATACATTGCTCGCGGAGGCGCACGGTGACGGCGACCTGCTCGAATCGGGCCTGCTGGGCGTGGCCTACTTCGCCACCACCACGCTCTGCCACGTACTTGGACGCCAGCTACGCGCCACCGAGGCGCTGGCCGAGCAGCGCAGCCTGGACCTGGCCAACCTCTCGCAGGTCAACGAGCTGATCATCCGGCGCATGAAGACCGGCGTGCTGCTGGTGGACGACGCCAACCGCATCCACCAGTTGAACGAGTCGGCCTGGATGCTGCTGGGCAATCCGCCGGCCGACCAGCGCGACCTGGGCAAGCTGGCGCCGGAGCTTTCGCGCCGGCTGTACCACTGGATGACCTCGGGCAAGCTGGACGAGACCGCCACGCAGCTGGCCGACGGCGTACCCGAAGTGGTGCCGCGCTTCACCCGCCTGGCGCCAAACGACGACTCGCACGTACTGATCTTCCTGGACGACACCTCGCTGCTCTCGCGCCGTGCGGAAGAATTGACCCTGAGCTCCCTGGGGCGCCTGTCGGCCTCGATCGCGCACGAAATCAGGAACCCGCTCGCCGCGATCCGCTACTCGGCGCAGCTGCTGGCCGAGTCCAAGGAGCTCGCCGCCGGCGATGCGCGCATGGTGGAGATCATCAACAACCACTGCGTGCGGCTGAACGAGATCATCGAGAACATCCTGCAGCTCTCCCGGCGCGAGCGCTCGCGCCCGGAAACCCTGGACCTGGGCCGCTGGGCCAACGGTTTCGTGGAGGAATACAAGCAGGGCAACGACATCGGCGGCGACTCGCTGCGCGTGATCACCGGCTCGATGGCGGTAGCCGCGGTGGCCGATCCGCAGCAGTTGCAGCAGGTGGTGTGGAACCTGGTGCAGAACGCGTTGCGCTACGGCCGCATGCCAGGCGAGCCGGCGCGGGTCATGGTCGTGGTGCGCCAGGGCGAACACAGCGTGCCGATCCTGGAAGTGATCGACCGCGGCCCCGGCATCGCACCCAAGGTGGCCGCGCAGATCTTCGAGCCGTTCTACACCACGCACGAGTACGGCACCGGCCTGGGGCTGTACCTCGCCCGGCAGATGAGCGAAGCCAACCAGGCGTCGCTCGAATACGTGCGTGTGGCCGGCGGCGGCAGTTGCTTCCGGCTGACCCTCACGCCACCTGCGAGGCATCCGGCCGACGGCGGCGACGCGGGCTGA
- a CDS encoding sigma-54-dependent transcriptional regulator, with the protein MSAQTVLVIDDERDIRELLTITLGRMDLQVEAVGTVAEARRALGERSYDLCFTDMRLPDGTGHEVIELIAATHPDMPVAMITAYGNVDAAVNALKAGAFDFVSKPVDIQMLRRLVRTALQLAEERKSGGAATATGAAGRLVGDSPAMQQVRATITKLARNQAPVYIAGESGVGKELVARLIHEQGPRASGPFVPVNCGAIPSELMESEFFGHKKGSFTGAGADKEGLFQAAHGGTLFLDEVAELPLHMQVKLLRAIQEKAVRPIGAREEVPVDVRILSATHKDLARLVEQAQFRQDLFYRINVIELRVPPLRERRGDVPQLAAFILRSLAAKSGGAPGRLKPDAQQALEEYDFPGNVRELENILERAMAMCEGDTIGADDLMLPQRPLRQPEPVNAAHAAMHAPQPGAPVAAQPAVPHAAGLGSGVPLDDYISNLERTAIIKALEESRYNKTAAAKKLGITFRALRYKLKKLGID; encoded by the coding sequence ATGTCCGCACAGACCGTCCTGGTCATCGACGACGAACGCGACATTCGCGAGCTGCTCACCATCACGCTTGGCCGCATGGACCTGCAGGTGGAAGCGGTGGGAACCGTGGCGGAGGCCCGCCGGGCGCTGGGCGAACGCAGTTACGACCTGTGCTTTACCGACATGCGCCTGCCCGACGGCACCGGCCATGAGGTGATCGAGCTGATCGCCGCCACCCATCCGGACATGCCGGTGGCGATGATCACCGCCTACGGCAACGTCGATGCGGCCGTGAACGCGCTCAAGGCCGGCGCCTTCGACTTCGTGTCCAAGCCGGTCGATATCCAGATGTTGCGCCGGCTGGTGCGCACCGCGCTGCAGCTGGCGGAGGAACGCAAGAGCGGTGGCGCCGCCACGGCGACCGGCGCGGCTGGCCGGCTGGTCGGCGACTCGCCGGCGATGCAGCAGGTGCGCGCGACCATCACCAAGCTCGCGCGCAACCAGGCGCCGGTGTACATCGCCGGCGAATCGGGCGTGGGCAAGGAGCTGGTCGCGCGGCTGATCCACGAGCAGGGTCCACGCGCCAGCGGGCCGTTCGTGCCGGTCAACTGCGGCGCGATTCCGTCCGAGTTGATGGAAAGCGAATTCTTCGGCCACAAGAAGGGCAGCTTCACCGGCGCCGGCGCCGACAAGGAAGGCCTTTTCCAGGCCGCCCATGGCGGCACGCTGTTCCTTGACGAGGTGGCCGAGCTGCCGCTGCACATGCAGGTCAAGCTGCTGCGCGCGATCCAGGAGAAGGCGGTGCGCCCGATCGGTGCCCGCGAGGAGGTGCCGGTGGACGTGCGCATCCTCTCGGCGACGCACAAGGACCTGGCCCGGCTGGTCGAGCAGGCCCAGTTCCGCCAGGACCTGTTCTATCGCATCAACGTGATCGAGCTGCGCGTGCCGCCTCTTCGCGAGCGCCGGGGCGACGTGCCGCAACTCGCCGCCTTCATCCTGCGCTCGCTCGCTGCCAAGAGCGGCGGCGCGCCCGGCCGGCTGAAGCCGGACGCGCAGCAGGCGCTGGAGGAATACGACTTCCCGGGCAACGTGCGCGAGCTGGAGAACATCCTCGAGCGCGCCATGGCGATGTGCGAGGGTGACACCATCGGCGCCGACGACCTGATGCTGCCGCAGCGACCGTTGCGCCAGCCGGAGCCGGTCAACGCCGCCCACGCGGCCATGCACGCGCCGCAGCCGGGCGCCCCGGTCGCCGCGCAGCCGGCCGTGCCCCACGCCGCCGGTCTGGGCAGCGGCGTACCGCTGGACGACTACATCAGCAACCTCGAACGCACGGCGATCATCAAGGCGCTGGAAGAGTCGCGCTACAACAAGACCGCGGCGGCGAAGAAGCTCGGCATCACCTTCCGGGCGCTGCGTTACAAGCTGAAAAAGCTCGGCATCGACTGA
- a CDS encoding hybrid sensor histidine kinase/response regulator: MPNATTRPLPTIRILQVEDDPIDAELIQAELDADGIEYQVRLVDDEAGYTACLEEFQPDIVLSDLSLPGFSGQRALELLRQHDEDLPFIYVSATLGEEAAVEALRNGATDYILKQNPTRLASAVRRALAEAEALRAKRRAEAELIRAQRFESLAMLAGGLSHDLRNLLQPLLLAGDSLQDYQEDPRLARLGTLVRDCGRRGLQMVQSMLSFARGARRAEQVRVGALMDALGLLLRGSVPRGVKMDVEVDDRELTVEGNHTELQQALLNLCLNAIQAMGESGGSLRIEACECELAEDFFLSGEQPHAGRYLRLTVADTGPGMPPEVREHLFEPFFTTKETGTGLGLLSCQRIVASHNGVMRLDSETGKGTAFHLYIPIEEPKVEAEAQEEQGESLMGEAERVLVVVEEAGPLSLLVDVLDGYGYQPHASQSGTAALQWIEAHGVPDLVVMDADMNLFTGVRTLAALIEHGYRRAVLLLARPEAPPDLEELPRLDRLYLVDKPINTQQLLRTMRQALGGQEAEAGE; encoded by the coding sequence ATGCCCAACGCCACCACACGCCCGCTGCCCACCATCCGCATCCTGCAGGTCGAGGACGACCCGATCGATGCCGAGTTGATCCAGGCCGAACTGGACGCCGATGGCATCGAGTACCAGGTGCGCCTGGTCGACGACGAGGCTGGCTACACCGCGTGTCTTGAGGAATTCCAGCCCGACATCGTGCTGTCGGACCTGAGCCTGCCCGGCTTCTCCGGCCAGCGCGCGCTGGAGCTGTTGCGCCAGCACGACGAGGACCTGCCTTTCATCTACGTCTCGGCGACGCTGGGCGAGGAGGCGGCGGTCGAAGCGCTGCGCAACGGCGCCACCGACTACATCCTCAAGCAGAATCCCACCCGCCTGGCCAGCGCCGTGCGCCGCGCGCTGGCGGAGGCCGAGGCGTTGCGCGCCAAGCGTCGCGCCGAGGCCGAACTGATCCGCGCGCAACGCTTCGAAAGCTTGGCCATGCTCGCCGGGGGCTTGAGCCACGACCTGCGCAACCTGCTGCAACCGCTGCTGCTGGCTGGCGACAGCCTCCAGGACTACCAGGAGGATCCACGCCTGGCGCGGCTGGGCACACTGGTGCGCGACTGTGGCCGGCGCGGACTGCAGATGGTGCAGTCGATGCTCTCCTTCGCTCGCGGCGCGCGGCGCGCCGAGCAGGTACGCGTGGGCGCGCTGATGGATGCATTGGGTCTGTTGCTGCGCGGTAGCGTGCCGCGCGGGGTGAAGATGGACGTGGAGGTCGACGACCGCGAGCTCACCGTCGAAGGCAACCACACGGAACTGCAGCAGGCGCTGCTCAACCTTTGCCTCAACGCGATCCAGGCCATGGGCGAGTCGGGAGGCAGCCTGCGCATCGAGGCCTGCGAGTGCGAATTGGCCGAGGATTTCTTTCTTTCCGGGGAGCAGCCGCATGCGGGGCGCTACCTGCGCCTGACCGTCGCCGACACCGGCCCGGGCATGCCGCCGGAGGTGCGCGAACACCTCTTCGAGCCGTTCTTCACCACCAAGGAAACCGGCACCGGCCTGGGGCTGCTTTCGTGCCAGCGCATAGTCGCCAGCCACAACGGCGTCATGCGCCTGGACAGCGAAACGGGCAAGGGGACGGCCTTTCACCTGTACATCCCGATCGAGGAACCCAAGGTCGAAGCGGAGGCCCAGGAGGAGCAGGGTGAAAGCCTGATGGGCGAAGCCGAACGCGTGCTGGTGGTGGTGGAGGAAGCCGGCCCGCTGTCGTTGCTGGTGGATGTCCTGGACGGCTACGGATACCAGCCGCACGCCAGCCAGAGCGGCACCGCCGCGCTGCAGTGGATCGAGGCGCACGGCGTGCCCGATCTGGTCGTGATGGACGCGGACATGAACCTGTTCACCGGCGTGCGCACGCTGGCGGCCCTGATCGAGCACGGGTATCGCCGGGCGGTGCTGTTGCTGGCACGGCCGGAGGCGCCGCCGGATCTGGAGGAGTTGCCCCGGCTGGATCGGCTCTACCTGGTGGACAAGCCGATCAACACCCAGCAGTTGCTGCGCACCATGCGCCAGGCGCTGGGCGGGCAGGAGGCGGAGGCGGGCGAATAA
- a CDS encoding response regulator has translation MNNRHLGPVLLVEDSMADAEMAMDALREANLANPVVHVEDGVDCLDYLQCRGPWQGREDVDPSVILLDIKMPRMNGLEVLTRLRGEERWHLIPVVILSSSREESDLARSWDLGVNAYVIKPVDVDQFFEAVRTLGRFWAVLNQLPEHE, from the coding sequence ATGAACAATCGTCACCTGGGTCCGGTACTGCTGGTCGAGGACAGCATGGCCGATGCCGAGATGGCCATGGACGCGCTGCGCGAAGCCAATCTGGCCAACCCCGTGGTGCACGTGGAAGATGGCGTCGACTGCCTGGACTACCTGCAGTGCCGCGGCCCCTGGCAGGGTCGCGAGGACGTCGACCCGTCGGTGATCCTGCTCGACATCAAGATGCCGCGCATGAACGGGCTGGAGGTCCTGACCCGGCTGCGCGGCGAGGAGCGGTGGCACCTGATCCCGGTGGTGATCCTGTCTTCCTCGCGCGAGGAGAGCGACCTGGCGCGCAGCTGGGACCTGGGCGTGAATGCCTACGTGATCAAGCCGGTGGACGTGGACCAGTTCTTCGAGGCCGTGCGGACGCTGGGCCGCTTCTGGGCCGTGCTCAACCAGTTGCCGGAGCACGAATGA
- a CDS encoding ATP-binding protein, producing the protein MVGLLCAVLVIVLLPYLATRTSHEDAMEAGQLVTHSSEVKSLTYRIAYVTRSSEAAIFRLLEGAREPSLVDRAHQAGNDVPALLGQLSDMTRDNPTQQAAIGALGNVVNGRLALLEQALARIQHGDRAGAVAALHDAGTLFPMDDQIDTVVRNEGTVLMERRAHARRSAFESALVLGITSIAQIVLLSIIVLVSERQIARRMRAETRESQAVRRAQMILQAVREPIALLNAQLCTLLVNTAFSELYGLPQEDQRELRPLQEVGEGAWTDGALLQRLRDVMLHDRELWDYELVQRTVGGIDRHVMVNARRLQQHEGEPPVLLLTVSDVTARALVEQQVKELNRQLEGKVAQISDVNRELEAFSYSVSHDLRAPLRHIAGFTGKLKRHLVEHLDETSAHYLDVISTSATRMAQLIDDLLVFSRLGRGALRLQAVDTQSLVDEARALAESEAGERRIEWSIGPLPIVIGDENMLRTVWQNLIGNAVKYTGRREVAQIAINVNRDRDGEYVFTVADNGAGFNMEYAGKLFGVFQRLHRASEFPGNGIGLANVRRIVARHGGRVWAEAEPERGASFHFSLPATELAEARTTRLPS; encoded by the coding sequence ATGGTCGGGCTGCTGTGCGCGGTGCTGGTGATCGTGCTGCTGCCGTACCTGGCCACGCGCACCAGCCACGAGGACGCGATGGAAGCGGGCCAGCTGGTCACGCACTCCTCCGAGGTCAAGTCGCTCACCTACCGGATCGCCTATGTCACCCGCAGCAGCGAGGCGGCGATATTCCGCCTGCTGGAGGGCGCCAGGGAACCCAGCCTGGTCGACAGGGCGCACCAGGCCGGCAACGACGTGCCCGCGCTGCTCGGCCAGCTGAGCGACATGACGCGCGACAACCCGACCCAGCAGGCCGCGATCGGCGCGCTGGGCAACGTGGTCAACGGCCGCCTGGCGCTGCTCGAACAGGCGCTGGCGCGTATCCAGCACGGCGATCGCGCCGGCGCGGTGGCGGCGCTGCACGATGCCGGCACGTTGTTTCCGATGGACGATCAGATCGATACGGTCGTGCGCAACGAGGGCACCGTGCTGATGGAGCGTCGCGCGCACGCGCGGCGCAGCGCGTTCGAAAGTGCGCTGGTGCTGGGAATCACCTCGATCGCGCAGATCGTGCTGCTGTCGATCATCGTGCTCGTGTCCGAACGCCAGATCGCCCGCCGCATGCGCGCCGAGACGCGCGAGAGCCAGGCGGTGCGCCGCGCGCAGATGATCCTGCAGGCGGTGCGCGAGCCGATCGCCCTGCTCAACGCGCAGCTGTGCACGTTGCTGGTCAACACCGCCTTCAGCGAGTTGTATGGCCTGCCGCAGGAGGACCAGCGCGAGTTGCGCCCGCTGCAGGAGGTGGGCGAGGGCGCCTGGACCGACGGCGCGCTGCTGCAGCGCCTGCGCGACGTGATGCTGCACGATCGCGAGCTGTGGGACTACGAGCTGGTCCAGCGCACCGTCGGCGGGATCGATCGCCACGTCATGGTCAACGCGCGGCGCCTGCAACAGCACGAGGGCGAACCGCCGGTGCTGCTGCTCACTGTCAGCGACGTCACCGCGCGCGCGCTGGTCGAGCAGCAGGTGAAGGAGCTCAACCGCCAGCTCGAAGGCAAGGTGGCGCAGATTTCCGACGTCAACCGCGAGCTGGAGGCCTTCAGCTATTCCGTCTCGCACGACCTGCGCGCGCCGCTGCGCCACATCGCCGGCTTCACCGGCAAGCTCAAGCGGCACCTGGTCGAACACCTGGACGAGACCTCCGCCCATTATCTGGACGTCATCTCCACCTCTGCCACGCGCATGGCGCAGCTGATCGACGACCTGCTGGTGTTCTCGCGCCTGGGGCGCGGCGCGCTCAGGTTGCAGGCCGTGGATACGCAGTCGCTGGTCGACGAGGCGCGTGCACTGGCCGAGTCGGAGGCAGGCGAGCGGCGCATCGAGTGGAGCATCGGCCCGCTGCCGATCGTGATCGGCGACGAGAACATGCTGCGCACCGTGTGGCAGAACCTGATCGGCAACGCGGTCAAGTACACCGGCCGGCGCGAGGTGGCGCAGATCGCCATCAACGTGAACCGTGACCGCGACGGTGAATATGTCTTCACGGTGGCCGACAACGGCGCGGGGTTCAATATGGAATACGCCGGCAAGCTGTTCGGCGTGTTCCAGCGCCTGCACCGCGCCTCCGAGTTTCCCGGCAACGGCATCGGGCTGGCCAACGTGCGCCGCATCGTCGCGCGCCATGGCGGCCGAGTCTGGGCCGAGGCCGAACCGGAACGCGGTGCGAGCTTCCATTTTTCGCTGCCGGCCACCGAACTGGCCGAAGCGCGCACCACGAGGCTTCCGTCATGA
- a CDS encoding GH92 family glycosyl hydrolase, with protein sequence MALRLSRLVFALALSPGVALAATGHAGDVDPRIGTGGDGHTFPGATVPFGMIQLSPDTAMPDFKHAYKWAAGYQYGDGSILGFSHTHFSGSGHSDLGDVLVMPIAGEVKLEPGDPARPGSGYRSRFDHATEVEQAGYYAVTLADYGIRAELTAGRRVGWHRYTFPAGKSAHLLLDLRPSIYDYPGKVLWSNVQVADDGTVTGCRTTRGWAPGRELCFAMRFNQPVTARTLYDRENDVAYKGFKGPGNQPVDHDAQSGRALVGVFDFGSLVKPLEVKVAISPVSAANAVANLDADGKGWDFDARRAQAKAAWDKALAVVDVDAPATVRKQFYTALYHAMLSPTLSMDANGQYRGPDHAVHQARGYDFYSTWSLWDVYRAQQPLMVLLAPERSSDFVRSLIAAREASPFGILPVWAYQGLETWCMIGYHAVPVIADAYIKGVRGFDAGKALDAMVASATYAPYGDLADYMKLGYVPIDREPEGASKTLEYAYDDWSLAQMARAMGRDDVAATFGKRAGNWKNAWDPGTGFMRARLADGKFREPFDPTAAGYGSDFTEGNAWQYSWYVPQDVPGLIGAMGGNAKFVAKLDALFDAKVDPAHFKHVEDITGLIGWYAHGNEPSHHIAYLYDYAGAPWKTQQRLKQIMDSQYAARPDGLSGNDDLGQMSAWYVFTALGFYPVTPASDVYAIGRPFVERATLHLTNGKVFTVSAAPLDDAHPYVGEVTLNGKPLGKPFLRHGQILAGGELHFRMQAEPARP encoded by the coding sequence ATGGCCCTTCGCCTGTCCCGCCTCGTTTTCGCCCTGGCCCTCTCGCCCGGCGTCGCGCTCGCCGCCACCGGCCATGCGGGCGACGTCGATCCGCGCATCGGCACCGGCGGCGACGGCCACACCTTTCCCGGCGCCACGGTGCCCTTCGGCATGATCCAGCTGTCGCCCGACACGGCGATGCCGGATTTCAAGCACGCCTACAAATGGGCCGCCGGCTACCAGTACGGCGACGGCAGCATCCTGGGCTTCTCGCATACGCACTTCTCCGGTTCCGGGCACTCGGACCTGGGCGACGTGCTGGTGATGCCGATCGCCGGCGAGGTGAAGCTGGAACCGGGCGACCCGGCCAGGCCCGGCAGCGGCTACCGCTCGCGCTTCGACCATGCCACCGAGGTCGAGCAGGCCGGCTATTACGCCGTGACCCTGGCCGACTACGGCATCCGCGCCGAGCTCACCGCAGGGCGCCGCGTGGGTTGGCATCGCTATACCTTCCCCGCGGGCAAGAGCGCGCACCTGCTGCTGGACCTGCGCCCCAGCATCTACGACTACCCGGGCAAGGTGCTGTGGTCGAACGTGCAGGTGGCCGACGACGGCACCGTGACCGGCTGCCGAACCACGCGCGGCTGGGCGCCGGGGCGGGAACTGTGCTTCGCCATGCGCTTCAACCAGCCGGTCACCGCGCGCACGCTGTACGACCGCGAGAACGATGTCGCCTACAAGGGCTTCAAGGGACCGGGCAACCAGCCTGTGGACCACGACGCGCAGAGCGGCCGCGCGCTGGTCGGCGTGTTCGACTTCGGCTCGCTGGTCAAGCCGCTGGAAGTGAAGGTGGCGATCTCGCCGGTCAGCGCCGCCAACGCGGTTGCCAACCTGGACGCGGACGGCAAGGGCTGGGACTTCGATGCCCGCCGCGCGCAGGCGAAGGCCGCCTGGGACAAGGCGCTGGCGGTGGTCGATGTCGACGCACCGGCAACCGTGCGCAAGCAGTTCTACACCGCGCTCTACCACGCGATGCTCTCGCCCACGCTGAGCATGGACGCCAACGGCCAGTACCGCGGCCCCGACCACGCGGTACACCAGGCCAGGGGCTACGACTTCTACTCGACCTGGTCCTTGTGGGACGTCTACCGCGCGCAGCAGCCGCTCATGGTGCTGCTCGCTCCCGAGCGCAGCAGCGACTTCGTCCGCTCCCTCATCGCAGCGCGCGAGGCCAGCCCGTTCGGCATCCTGCCGGTGTGGGCGTACCAGGGCCTGGAGACCTGGTGCATGATCGGTTACCACGCCGTGCCGGTGATCGCCGACGCGTACATCAAGGGCGTGCGCGGCTTCGATGCGGGCAAAGCCTTGGACGCCATGGTCGCAAGCGCCACCTACGCCCCCTATGGCGACCTGGCCGACTACATGAAACTCGGCTACGTGCCGATCGACCGCGAGCCCGAGGGCGCCTCCAAGACGCTCGAATACGCCTACGACGACTGGTCGCTGGCGCAGATGGCCCGGGCGATGGGGCGGGACGATGTCGCCGCCACCTTCGGCAAACGCGCCGGCAACTGGAAGAACGCCTGGGATCCCGGGACCGGCTTCATGCGCGCGCGCCTCGCCGACGGCAAGTTCCGCGAACCGTTCGATCCCACGGCCGCCGGTTACGGCAGCGACTTCACCGAAGGCAACGCCTGGCAGTATTCGTGGTACGTGCCGCAAGACGTGCCGGGACTGATCGGGGCGATGGGCGGCAACGCGAAGTTCGTGGCGAAACTGGACGCGCTGTTCGACGCCAAAGTGGACCCGGCGCACTTCAAGCACGTGGAGGACATCACCGGACTGATCGGCTGGTACGCCCACGGCAACGAACCCAGCCACCACATCGCCTACCTGTACGACTACGCCGGCGCGCCGTGGAAGACGCAGCAGCGGCTCAAGCAGATCATGGACAGCCAGTACGCGGCGCGTCCGGACGGGCTCTCGGGCAACGACGACCTGGGCCAGATGTCGGCCTGGTACGTGTTCACCGCGCTGGGCTTCTATCCGGTGACACCGGCGAGCGACGTGTACGCGATCGGCCGGCCGTTCGTCGAACGGGCCACGCTGCACCTGACCAACGGCAAGGTCTTCACCGTCAGCGCCGCGCCGCTGGACGACGCGCATCCCTACGTCGGCGAGGTCACGTTGAACGGCAAGCCGCTGGGCAAGCCCTTCCTGCGCCACGGGCAGATCCTTGCCGGCGGGGAACTGCATTTCCGCATGCAGGCCGAGCCGGCGCGCCCGTGA